The DNA region CGTGGGGCTCGCCGGCGTGCTCCGTAGGGTGGACGTGCGGGCACTTGACGGTGAGATCGACCGACGACGGACGAGGACGCTGTGGCCGAACCGCGAACGACGGACCGACACGACGACGGCCTGGCGCCGGCGGCCCCCATGGAGGGGGCGCCGGTCGGCTCCGGGTCACCCCACGCCGGCCCGCAGTCACCGGCGCGGCGGCGTCGCCTCGTGGCGCTACGGCGGCCCGTCGTGGTGGTGCTGATCCTCGGAGCGCTGGCCTGTCTGGCGCTGGGGGTCACCGCCGTGCTGGTGGTCGTCCAGCGCGACGTCTCCCAGGTGCTGGTCGCCCCGACGGCCGAGGAGGGCGCGGACCTGCGGGTCGAGGTGTCGGTCATCGCCGTCGATCCCGTGCTGGGTGAGGCGCGGGTCCGGTTGCTCCCCGTGGTGCTCGACGAGCAGCGGGTGGACGGCGGATTGGTGCGAGAGGGCTTCCGCGTCCTGGTCAACGCCACGGGGGGCGAGACCAGCCACACCTTCGCTCCCGGACAGCCGGTGCAGGCCATCGAGTACTCCGTCGCGCTCACGGGCAGCTCGGTGTACCGCTATCCGTTCGACCGCTACGACGCCACCCTCATCGTGTTGGCCTCGGACGGGGTCGGCCCAGACGGTGAGCCGCTCGTCGCCGAGGTGTCAGTGGCCTCGTCGGTCCTCTCGTTCGACCTGTCGGCGGAGTCCGTGGACGAGCCGCTGTGCTCGCTGGGCGGGTGTGTCGCCCTCGAGGCCGCCCGACCGGGCTCGACGGTGGGCTACGCGCTGTGGTTCATCGTCCTCGTCTGGGGTCTCGCGCTGGCAGGCGCCGCCGTCGTCGCGATGATCGCGCTGCGAGGGGTGGAGCTGCCGTTGTGGGCGTACGGCTACCTGGTCGGTGTGCTGTTCGCCCTGCCCCCGCTCCGGGCCTCGCTGCCGGGCAGTCCGCCCCCCGGGGGGCTCGTCGACTTCGTGGCCTTCTACTGGGCGGTCGCCGTCGTGGGCCTGACGCTCCTCGCCCTCGTGTGGCTCTGGGTCCGCGAGGCGCGCCACCCCAGGACGTGACCTCTGCGTGGGGTCCGGATCACGGCCCCGCCGGCCGGATCAGGCGAAGGGCGCCGGCGACGATGCGGTAGGTGCGTTCGGCCACGGGGTCGGAGACCTCGCCGTCGAGGCAGTGGGGGGCGGGCTCGCCCCGGATGGTCACCTCGCGGGCGCGGGCGGTGACGACGTCGTCGCGGTCGACGTGCTGGCCCGAGCGGAGGCGAGCGGCGAAGCCGACCCGGGCCAAGGGCCCGGTGGCGCGGGCCACCAGCACCTCGAGCAAGCCGTCGTCGAGGCGGGCGTCGGGGAACAGGGGCGTGCCGCCGCCGATGGACTGACCGTTGCCGACGCCCACGAGCAGCAGCTCCTCATCGTCGACGAGGAGTGCGCCGTCGGCCTGGACGGTGCCGC from Acidimicrobiales bacterium includes:
- a CDS encoding DUF4436 family protein codes for the protein MAEPRTTDRHDDGLAPAAPMEGAPVGSGSPHAGPQSPARRRRLVALRRPVVVVLILGALACLALGVTAVLVVVQRDVSQVLVAPTAEEGADLRVEVSVIAVDPVLGEARVRLLPVVLDEQRVDGGLVREGFRVLVNATGGETSHTFAPGQPVQAIEYSVALTGSSVYRYPFDRYDATLIVLASDGVGPDGEPLVAEVSVASSVLSFDLSAESVDEPLCSLGGCVALEAARPGSTVGYALWFIVLVWGLALAGAAVVAMIALRGVELPLWAYGYLVGVLFALPPLRASLPGSPPPGGLVDFVAFYWAVAVVGLTLLALVWLWVREARHPRT